The proteins below are encoded in one region of Aquisphaera giovannonii:
- a CDS encoding GNAT family N-acetyltransferase, with amino-acid sequence MADWQIREACRGDVPAMAALIEEFSRFMGELGDASELRLDAEALERDGFGPDPAFRGLVAERRGDVVGFLLHHPGYDTDAACRLLFVVDLYVTATARGMGIGASLMEEARKVARAGGAGQIVWTVDRRNTLARRFYEGMGARDVEGLDLMCWDVEVA; translated from the coding sequence TTGGCCGATTGGCAGATTCGCGAAGCGTGTCGTGGCGATGTGCCGGCGATGGCCGCGCTCATCGAGGAGTTCTCCCGATTCATGGGCGAGCTCGGCGACGCATCCGAGCTGCGCCTCGACGCCGAGGCGCTGGAGCGGGACGGGTTCGGCCCCGACCCGGCATTTCGCGGACTCGTCGCCGAGCGACGGGGCGACGTGGTGGGATTCCTGCTCCACCACCCCGGCTACGATACGGACGCCGCATGCCGGCTGCTCTTCGTGGTCGACCTCTATGTGACGGCAACGGCACGCGGGATGGGGATCGGGGCCTCCCTCATGGAGGAGGCCCGCAAGGTGGCGCGGGCCGGCGGGGCCGGGCAGATCGTGTGGACCGTCGACAGGCGCAATACGCTCGCACGACGCTTCTACGAGGGCATGGGCGCTCGCGACGTGGAAGGATTGGATCTGATGTGCTGGGACGTCGAGGTCGCGTAA
- a CDS encoding OprO/OprP family phosphate-selective porin: MAAPFLAGALGILLAGVGVEVRAQEPAPAPPAPTPSPDGASREAQLEDEVRQLKDMVRQLSTRVEELSQSIPARPDGAATGSGAEAGPGAASGRAGAGAGANAGAGRSPSAGPSSQPDISASTGGSAAPRSVLDPRRTSRFNMPGMALDLPAKVKFGPGFEIQTEDTEYQLQFHNLTQMDGRFYTQAEQTPVHSTFLLPREWYIFSGRLGKPFEYYVAIAQGIDNVNLLDSYLNVNFDPRMNVKIGRYKTPFTYEFYGLGINAMPTPERSLFYNNFGLNRDIGLMAYGALYDKRFDYAVGIFNGTRNGYVDSNDFKDVAALINFRPFTKREGSVLESLNFGGSVNSGLQNSVPIPTILRTNVPTTGNTAIGPQFLTFNSNVRENGLRSLWSLHAAYYYRQLSLIAEWQGGYQSYAPASDLTRRTRLPVDSYYVTLAYFLTGETVSGRGVLKPNRNFDLRKGKFGLGAFELVTRYNYLGIGDQVFTAGLADPNLWTNHLYTVDVGVNWYWSQFVKVYLGWQRAEFGSPVVYAPDRFQRTSDQLWMRFQVYF, encoded by the coding sequence ATGGCGGCCCCGTTCCTGGCGGGGGCACTGGGGATTCTCCTCGCGGGCGTCGGCGTCGAGGTGCGCGCGCAGGAGCCCGCGCCGGCACCCCCCGCGCCGACGCCCTCGCCCGACGGGGCGTCGCGGGAGGCCCAGCTCGAGGACGAGGTCCGCCAGCTCAAGGACATGGTCCGGCAGCTCTCGACGCGGGTCGAGGAGCTCTCGCAGTCGATCCCCGCCCGGCCGGACGGGGCGGCAACGGGCTCGGGGGCCGAGGCTGGGCCGGGGGCGGCGTCGGGCAGGGCCGGCGCGGGGGCGGGGGCGAACGCCGGCGCCGGGAGGTCCCCCTCGGCGGGGCCGTCGTCTCAGCCGGACATCTCGGCCTCCACGGGCGGCTCGGCGGCGCCTCGCAGCGTGCTCGATCCCAGGCGGACGTCGCGATTCAACATGCCCGGCATGGCGCTCGACCTGCCGGCGAAGGTCAAGTTCGGGCCCGGATTCGAGATCCAGACCGAGGACACCGAGTATCAGCTCCAGTTCCACAACCTCACGCAGATGGACGGCCGCTTCTACACCCAGGCCGAGCAGACGCCCGTGCACAGCACGTTCCTGCTCCCCCGCGAGTGGTACATCTTCTCCGGCCGGCTGGGCAAGCCGTTCGAGTACTACGTGGCGATCGCCCAGGGCATCGACAACGTCAACCTGCTCGACTCCTACCTGAACGTGAACTTCGACCCGCGGATGAACGTCAAGATCGGCCGCTACAAGACGCCGTTCACGTACGAGTTCTACGGGCTGGGCATCAACGCCATGCCCACCCCGGAGCGGTCCCTCTTCTACAACAACTTCGGCCTGAATCGCGACATCGGCCTGATGGCCTACGGCGCCCTCTACGACAAGCGGTTCGACTACGCGGTGGGCATCTTCAACGGCACGCGGAACGGGTACGTCGACAGCAACGACTTCAAGGACGTCGCGGCGCTGATCAACTTCCGGCCGTTCACGAAGCGGGAGGGCTCGGTCCTGGAGAGCCTCAACTTCGGCGGCTCGGTCAACTCCGGCCTGCAGAACAGCGTGCCCATCCCCACGATCCTGCGGACGAACGTGCCGACGACGGGGAACACGGCGATCGGCCCCCAGTTCCTCACGTTCAACAGCAACGTCCGCGAGAATGGCCTGCGGAGCCTCTGGTCGCTGCACGCGGCCTACTACTATCGCCAGCTCTCGCTCATCGCCGAGTGGCAGGGGGGATACCAGAGCTACGCCCCGGCCTCGGACCTGACCCGGCGGACCCGGTTGCCGGTCGACAGCTACTACGTCACGCTCGCCTACTTCCTGACCGGCGAGACCGTCAGCGGCCGCGGCGTCCTGAAGCCCAATCGCAATTTCGACCTCCGCAAGGGGAAGTTCGGCCTGGGCGCCTTCGAGCTCGTCACCCGGTACAACTACCTCGGCATCGGCGACCAGGTCTTCACCGCCGGGCTGGCCGACCCCAACCTCTGGACCAACCACCTCTACACGGTGGACGTCGGCGTGAACTGGTACTGGTCCCAGTTCGTCAAGGTGTACCTTGGCTGGCAACGGGCTGAGTTTGGCAGCCCCGTGGTCTACGCTCCGGACCGCTTCCAGCGCACCAGCGACCAGCTCTGGATGCGGTTCCAGGTCTACTTCTGA
- a CDS encoding DUF2867 domain-containing protein gives MTSKHDSASRRAGPRPGPFEPLALPLKDVHRLPSSAPPGVVFDCVRRLGGEVGWHGTDGLWQFRGAIDRLMGGVGMRRGRSDPVDLLPGDAIDFWRVQAVEPGSRLLLRAEMKNPGIAWMEILVSPRGEGSELTLTVYFQPTPFWGRLYYASSYPAHWLVFQKMARDIVRAAERAGRRP, from the coding sequence TTGACCAGTAAACATGACTCCGCGTCGCGACGGGCCGGGCCGCGGCCGGGCCCCTTCGAGCCCCTGGCGTTGCCGCTCAAGGATGTGCACAGGCTCCCCTCATCGGCACCGCCGGGCGTGGTCTTCGACTGCGTGCGGCGCCTCGGCGGCGAGGTCGGCTGGCACGGCACCGACGGGCTCTGGCAATTCCGCGGCGCGATCGACCGCCTGATGGGCGGCGTCGGCATGAGGAGGGGACGGTCGGACCCGGTCGATCTGCTTCCCGGCGACGCGATCGACTTCTGGCGCGTCCAGGCCGTCGAGCCCGGGTCCCGCCTGCTGCTGCGGGCCGAGATGAAGAACCCCGGGATCGCGTGGATGGAGATCCTGGTGAGCCCCAGGGGTGAGGGGTCGGAGTTGACCCTCACCGTGTACTTCCAGCCGACGCCGTTCTGGGGACGCCTCTACTACGCCTCCTCGTATCCGGCGCATTGGCTGGTGTTCCAGAAGATGGCGAGGGACATCGTCCGGGCGGCGGAGCGGGCCGGCCGGCGGCCGTGA
- a CDS encoding alpha/beta hydrolase produces MNRTICLAVLAIACASAADAQTPGAAEIPLYPGVAPGSEKWDWEEKAVTTPNGRPIATDVVRPVLLHYPAEKGKAAGTAMIVAPGGGFRALMMSYEGADVARRLNAMGVDAFVLKYRLSHNAPGAPSRDEVVKLAGEDGRQAVRLVRAKAAELGYRRVGMIGFSAGGMVTCDALFGPAETRPDFAAIIYGAREARDIPSPAPPLFLAVAADDAGSAGRTVDLFTAYRKAKGPAELHVFQMGAHGFANKGGGADHFMDRLEEWLRVNELLPKG; encoded by the coding sequence ATGAATCGAACGATCTGCCTGGCCGTGCTCGCGATCGCGTGCGCCTCGGCGGCGGACGCCCAGACGCCCGGGGCCGCCGAGATCCCGCTGTACCCGGGGGTGGCGCCGGGCTCGGAGAAGTGGGACTGGGAGGAGAAGGCCGTCACCACCCCGAACGGCAGGCCGATCGCGACCGACGTGGTCCGGCCCGTGCTGCTCCACTACCCGGCCGAGAAGGGCAAGGCCGCCGGCACGGCCATGATCGTCGCGCCGGGGGGCGGGTTCCGGGCATTGATGATGAGCTACGAGGGGGCGGACGTCGCCCGGCGGCTCAACGCCATGGGCGTGGACGCCTTCGTCCTGAAATACCGGCTCTCGCACAACGCCCCGGGCGCCCCGTCCCGGGATGAGGTCGTCAAGCTGGCGGGCGAGGACGGCCGGCAGGCCGTGCGGCTCGTGCGGGCGAAGGCCGCCGAGCTCGGGTATCGCCGCGTCGGCATGATCGGGTTCTCGGCCGGCGGCATGGTCACCTGCGATGCGCTCTTCGGGCCGGCCGAGACGCGGCCGGACTTCGCGGCGATCATCTACGGCGCCCGCGAGGCCAGGGACATCCCGAGCCCCGCCCCGCCGCTGTTCCTGGCCGTGGCCGCGGACGACGCCGGCTCGGCCGGCCGGACAGTCGACCTGTTCACCGCCTACCGCAAGGCGAAGGGCCCGGCCGAGCTGCACGTCTTCCAGATGGGCGCGCACGGCTTCGCGAACAAGGGGGGAGGCGCCGACCACTTCATGGACCGCCTTGAGGAGTGGCTCCGGGTCAACGAGCTGCTGCCCAAGGGCTGA
- a CDS encoding PEP-CTERM sorting domain-containing protein (PEP-CTERM proteins occur, often in large numbers, in the proteomes of bacteria that also encode an exosortase, a predicted intramembrane cysteine proteinase. The presence of a PEP-CTERM domain at a protein's C-terminus predicts cleavage within the sorting domain, followed by covalent anchoring to some some component of the (usually Gram-negative) cell surface. Many PEP-CTERM proteins exhibit an unusual sequence composition that includes large numbers of potential glycosylation sites. Expression of one such protein has been shown restore the ability of a bacterium to form floc, a type of biofilm.), producing the protein MMRQEIRAGVWVAGVAMLGAMLGSGAAEAAGIKISPLPIKQVGDPMYELRFELFAKPETQLWPKFYNGNAMADYVELFDVPNVRDTSTYSTPGGTPSGPWAVSITNNPDPATSDVKFNYAGDPFVNSSSTDDAYLGLFKLITVEIPALPPNYTTTIIWEARVHDLDGNVVFDSGTVTLSMIPEPASVVLLGLAAAGLPGLLYLRRRRAA; encoded by the coding sequence ATGATGCGACAGGAGATACGTGCGGGCGTGTGGGTCGCGGGTGTCGCCATGCTGGGGGCCATGCTGGGCAGCGGCGCGGCGGAGGCGGCCGGCATCAAGATCTCGCCGCTGCCGATCAAGCAGGTGGGCGACCCGATGTACGAGCTGCGCTTCGAGCTCTTCGCCAAGCCGGAGACACAGCTCTGGCCCAAATTCTACAATGGGAACGCGATGGCGGATTACGTCGAGCTCTTCGACGTGCCCAACGTGCGGGACACGTCCACGTACAGCACGCCCGGAGGGACGCCGAGCGGGCCGTGGGCCGTGTCGATCACGAACAACCCGGATCCGGCGACATCCGACGTGAAATTCAACTATGCCGGGGATCCGTTCGTGAATTCGAGCTCGACGGACGACGCGTACCTGGGCCTGTTCAAGCTCATCACGGTGGAGATCCCGGCCCTGCCGCCGAATTATACCACCACGATCATCTGGGAAGCCCGGGTCCATGACCTGGATGGCAACGTGGTGTTCGACAGCGGCACCGTCACGTTGAGCATGATCCCCGAGCCGGCGTCGGTCGTGCTCCTCGGACTGGCCGCCGCGGGCCTGCCGGGGCTCCTCTACCTGCGACGCCGCCGCGCCGCCTGA